The proteins below come from a single Cinclus cinclus chromosome 23, bCinCin1.1, whole genome shotgun sequence genomic window:
- the C23H1orf174 gene encoding UPF0688 protein C1orf174 homolog — protein MAAVGAARGRRRWDTRGTARPRPRHRDRRSATAAPAADPAQPAGKAADTASPCSSHEAAEGQPTKRMKCEESSLKSELEGLTCESGNLAAQGEAPKTFDEDGGSEDPGDSNVIQQKKDESIPETGEGKERKELGVPLEPQAVKSSGTPLKMGGYLHHSHVFSEEESSCGSFDGATSEDADHLWRPMLLEYSSCLSDEDSNQPMPVHRFFGDVELHLPAVVLPSVTRSRREARKLHFFAKEDDEEEEEEDVV, from the exons ATGGCGGCGGTCGGCGCGGCGCGGGGCCGGAGGCGCTGGGACACCCGCGGCACCGCTCGCCCACGGCCGCGACACCGGGACCGGCGCTCCGCGACGGCAGCCCCGGCAGCTGACCCCGCACAGCCCGCGGGGAAAGCGGCCGACACGGCGAGCCCG TGTTCATCACATGAAGCTGCTGAAGGACAGCCCACAAAAAGGATGAAGTGTGAAGAAAGCAGTCTAAAATCAGAGCTAGAGGGACTCACATGTGAAAGTGGAAACCTTGCTGCTCAGGGGGAAGCACCTAAAACATTTGATGAGGATGGAGGTTCAGAAGATCCAGGAGATAGCAATGTAATCCAACAGAAAAAAGATGAAAGCATTCCAGAGACTGGtgaagggaaggagagaaaggagcTTGGCGTTCCTCTGGAGCCACAAGCAGTGAAATCCAGTGGTACTCCATTAAAAATGGGTGGATATCTACACCACTCTCATGTGTTCAGTGAAgaggagagcagctgtgggagcttTGATGGGGCCACCTCGGAGGATGCGGATCACCTGTGGAGGCCGATGCTCCTGGAGTACAGCAGCTGCCTCTCGGATGAGGACAGCAACCAGCCCATGCCAGTGCACCGGTTCTTTGGAGATGTTGAACTG CATCTCCCAGCAGTTGTGCTCCCAAGCGTGACGAGGAGCAGGAGAGAAGCCAGGAAGCTCCATTTCTTTGCAAAGGAagatgatgaggaggaggaggaagaggatgttGTCTGA